TCCAAATGTGTAATGTAAACCTTACACCGTTGTCTTTGATCTATTCGACATTTTGCCCGGCCGGACGCGAATATCGCTCGATCAGCGCCGCGATCAGATCCGGACGCTCTTCATGGGCCAGATGGCCCAGCCCCGGAATCCGCTCGATCACCGCTTTCGGCTGAATTTCCTGGACCTTACGGGCAACCGAGGGCGGAATCGCGCGATCGCCGTCGGCGGCGACCAGCACGAGCTGCGGCTTCAGACCGGGCAGCGCCCGCAGCAGCGGTTCGAGATCCCAGTTCGCCATCATGCGCAGCGCTGCGGCCACATGGGCCGAATTGCCCACCAGTTTGCCGTAGAGCCTGATTCCCACCGGGTCGAGCGTCGAGCCGGTATTGCCGATCAGCCGCTCGACCGCGGCGCGGCTGCCGGCCTGCCAGGCGAAGAAGCTGGGGACGAAGGGATTCAGCACCAGCATCTTGGCCAGCGGCGAGAAGATGTTCGCGGCCGGCCCACCATAGGGCAGGAACGCGCCGTTGAGGCTGATCAGCAATCGCGGCGCGATGCTGCCGTCGAGGCACATCCGCGCGGCGATCGCGGCGCCTGCGGAGTGCCCGACCACGATCTGCGGCGACACGCCGAGCACCCGCAGCAGCGCGGCGAGGTCGCCGGCCATGCCCGGCAGCGACAGCCGATGCGCGCGCGGCGACTGGGTGAAGCCGTGCCCCGGCAGATCCGGCACGACGACGCGAAAATGCGCGGCCAGCAGCGGCGCCAGGCCGCGCCAGGAATGCGAGGCCGCGCCGGTGCCGTGGATCAGCAGCAGCGCCGGCGCATCCGCCGGCCCCATCTGCTGGACGTGCCAGCGAAAGCCGCCGGCCTCGACGAACCGGCTGGCGTCCCGGTGCGGCCAGTCGGCGCCGTCCCTGCTCCAGACGAGTTCGCTCATCGCCCCGCCTCAGGCCGGCTGCTTGGCGACCCGGGCGAGGAATTCGTCGTAGGTGCGCAGGAATTCGTCGGGCATTTCGAAATGCGGCATCGCGCCGGTCTGGAACACGGTGACGGTCCAGTTCGGCCGGCCTTCCACCGTGCTCTTGTTGCCGTAATCGACGAAGTCACCGCGCACGCCGTGCGACAGCCACGCCGGCATCTTCAGGTCCTGATAGATGCGCAGGACGTCCTGGCTGAACAGATAGCCCGAGACGAAGTAATAAGGCGCGTGCTGCGCGCCGGGCTGATGCGTCGTCAGATAGTCGTAGTCGAGCAGTCCCTGATCGATGTTCGGCGAGCCGAAGGTCTTGCGCAGGAACCAGGCGATCACCGATTTCTTCGTCAGCAGGCCGAAGATTCCCTCGCCCCACAGCGGGTTTTCGAAGATCGCATACAGCCACGGGATCGCCCGCGACCCCTTCACCCAGCGCACCTGCCGGCGATCGAAGCCGGTCGGGCTGACCAATGCCACGCTGCGGAAAACCTTCGGCGTCTCGTCGGCGGCGCGCCCGAGAAACTCGCAGCCGAGCGACAGCGCGACCGCATCGAACGGCGCGTCGCCGTGGATCTTCTGAATCTCGGCGACGGCGGCATGGATCGCATCCGTCATCATCCGAATTGTGTATTGACGCTTGGCGCGCGAGGAATGACCAAAGCCCGGCAACTCGATCGCGTAGACCGGGCGGCTCCTGGCGTAGTGCTCGTAGATCGGTTTCATCTCGTAGGCCGATCCCGCTGCATTGATGCTGTGGACGAGAAGCATCGGCGGCTCCGACGTCGGTGTCGCCGGCGACGCGGTCCAATAGGTCAGCCGACCGGCCAAGCTGTCGATGTCGTGGCGCTCTCCGGAGACCGGTGCAGGAAGGTTCGGGTTTTCGTTGCGCGTCGCGGTCGATCCGGGGGTGGGTGCGGTTGCGTTCATCTCGAATTTCCTGTTCGCGGCCACTCCGGCCGCATCTCGACGTGGCCAAGACGGTG
The DNA window shown above is from Rhodopseudomonas palustris HaA2 and carries:
- a CDS encoding alpha/beta fold hydrolase, giving the protein MNATAPTPGSTATRNENPNLPAPVSGERHDIDSLAGRLTYWTASPATPTSEPPMLLVHSINAAGSAYEMKPIYEHYARSRPVYAIELPGFGHSSRAKRQYTIRMMTDAIHAAVAEIQKIHGDAPFDAVALSLGCEFLGRAADETPKVFRSVALVSPTGFDRRQVRWVKGSRAIPWLYAIFENPLWGEGIFGLLTKKSVIAWFLRKTFGSPNIDQGLLDYDYLTTHQPGAQHAPYYFVSGYLFSQDVLRIYQDLKMPAWLSHGVRGDFVDYGNKSTVEGRPNWTVTVFQTGAMPHFEMPDEFLRTYDEFLARVAKQPA
- the bchO gene encoding alpha/beta fold hydrolase BchO; translated protein: MSELVWSRDGADWPHRDASRFVEAGGFRWHVQQMGPADAPALLLIHGTGAASHSWRGLAPLLAAHFRVVVPDLPGHGFTQSPRAHRLSLPGMAGDLAALLRVLGVSPQIVVGHSAGAAIAARMCLDGSIAPRLLISLNGAFLPYGGPAANIFSPLAKMLVLNPFVPSFFAWQAGSRAAVERLIGNTGSTLDPVGIRLYGKLVGNSAHVAAALRMMANWDLEPLLRALPGLKPQLVLVAADGDRAIPPSVARKVQEIQPKAVIERIPGLGHLAHEERPDLIAALIERYSRPAGQNVE